In Anopheles gambiae chromosome 2, idAnoGambNW_F1_1, whole genome shotgun sequence, a single window of DNA contains:
- the LOC1277138 gene encoding chymotrypsin-1: MQTKYLTISFALLGVALAIPASSSTIVDESGPDRRIVNGTDASILDYPFMLSLRGSTGGHSCGGSILSELWAMTAAHCVSSTTTYLQTIQVGRTNISRDVDDSVYGIAQVIAHPQYDSRNSHLNDIALLKLQRPIVFSESVQPVRLPAPMFEVEDDLDDLGVTLIGWGLLATGGSAPATLQRVDYYVVPNEECNAIHTGTIYPSHICAAIPGGGKGQCSGDSGGPLLHHGVQVGIVSWSVKPCAVAPYPGVLTKVSHHLEFIQQHTGIKY, encoded by the exons atgcaaacaaaatatCTTACAATTTCCTTCGCCCTGCTCGGTGTGGCATTGG CCATTCCCGCGTCCAGCTCGACGATTGTGGACGAATCGGGTCCAGATCGTCGCATTGTCAACGGAACGGATGCATCCATCCTGGACTACCCGTTCATGCTGTCGCTTCGCGGCAGTACCGGGGGCCACTCGTGCGGTGGTAGCATCCTGTCCGAGCTGTGGGCAATGACGGCGGCCCACTGCGTGAGCTCCACCACAACGTACCTCCAAACAATTCAGGTCGGGCGTACCAACATCTCCCGCGACGTCGACGACTCGGTGTACGGTATTGCGCAGGTCATAGCCCATCCGCAGTACGACTCACGCAACAGCCATCTGAACGATATTGCACTGCTGAAGCTGCAGCGTCCGATCGTGTTTAGCGAGAGCGTTCAACCGGTCCGCCTGCCCGCGCCGATGTTTGAGGTGGAGGATGATCTCGACGATCTGGGCGTGACACTGATCGGCTGGGGTCTATTGGCGACCGGTGGATCGGCACCGGCTACACTGCAGCGCGTCGACTACTACGTCGTTCCGAACGAGGAGTGCAATGCGATCCACACAGGCACGATCTATCCATCGCACATCTGTGCCGCCATTCCCGGCGGTGGCAAGGGACAGTGCAGT GGTGATTCCGGTGGTCCGCTGCTCCATCACGGTGTCCAGGTCGGTATCGTGTCGTGGAGCGTCAAACCGTGCGCCGTTGCACCGTACCCGGGTGTGCTGACCAAGGTGTCGCACCATCTCGAGTTTATCCAGCAGCACACGGGTATTAAGTACTGA